Proteins encoded within one genomic window of Amycolatopsis nigrescens CSC17Ta-90:
- a CDS encoding YbaB/EbfC family nucleoid-associated protein, whose product MDAPQEALSKVQGVLAAASGTARDLDNTIEVTVDARGKLLNLWLAPTAVNWGPARLGELIVEVAKVALREATQTSYKKVALLLGEDLADAIEQLPGMPAPSRSDR is encoded by the coding sequence ATGGACGCCCCCCAGGAGGCGCTTTCGAAGGTGCAGGGCGTGCTGGCCGCCGCCTCCGGCACCGCGCGTGACCTGGACAACACGATCGAGGTGACCGTCGACGCCCGCGGCAAGCTGCTGAACCTCTGGCTCGCACCCACCGCGGTCAACTGGGGTCCCGCCCGCCTCGGTGAGCTGATCGTCGAGGTCGCCAAGGTCGCCCTGCGGGAGGCCACCCAGACCAGCTACAAGAAGGTCGCGTTGCTGCTCGGCGAGGATCTGGCCGACGCCATCGAACAGCTCCCCGGCATGCCGGCCCCGTCCCGCTCCGACCGCTGA
- a CDS encoding YbaB/EbfC family nucleoid-associated protein has translation MDFDKVSGKAATPDGAISVEVNPGGMLTEVKLTPLALRSGSEAIAAEIMRLAQRATRRAGDRMYQTLAPVLGPNGDKHLKSLGYEPIPEDDEDAPSDPGYGGR, from the coding sequence ATGGATTTCGACAAGGTCAGCGGCAAGGCGGCCACGCCGGACGGTGCGATCAGCGTCGAAGTCAACCCCGGCGGCATGCTCACCGAGGTCAAGCTCACCCCGCTCGCGCTGCGCAGCGGGTCCGAGGCGATCGCCGCGGAGATCATGCGGCTGGCGCAGCGGGCGACGAGGCGGGCCGGCGACCGGATGTACCAGACGCTGGCCCCGGTGCTCGGGCCGAACGGGGACAAGCACCTCAAGTCACTGGGCTACGAGCCGATTCCGGAAGATGACGAGGACGCGCCCTCGGATCCCGGCTACGGCGGAAGGTGA
- a CDS encoding DsbA family protein: MGGAQRNARKRRQQQAASAGAKAVAQARGGGIDKKMVAVVVGIVLLAAAVIAGVLLTNASKNETQGQQIAPQSGHGLAQGVVEQREGVVVVTGKPEAKTTIDLYADFLCPACGNMQKRDSAKIEEKINAGELKVRYHMVPMLVNASDPAGYSLDSANAALAAADAGKFTAFHDSLFNAQPEEGKRGYDKAQLIELGKGVGITDPNFATSVNNGVYNQQLEDEFVKTQQDPNFKGTPTVTANGQRVEVGDPAWLDNLLATNKG; this comes from the coding sequence GTGGGTGGAGCACAACGCAACGCACGGAAGCGCCGGCAGCAGCAGGCTGCGTCGGCCGGCGCCAAGGCGGTGGCACAGGCCAGGGGCGGCGGGATCGACAAGAAGATGGTCGCCGTGGTGGTCGGGATCGTGTTGCTCGCGGCGGCGGTGATCGCCGGGGTGCTGCTCACCAACGCCTCGAAGAACGAGACCCAGGGCCAGCAGATCGCGCCCCAGTCCGGTCACGGTCTCGCCCAGGGCGTTGTCGAGCAGCGTGAAGGCGTGGTCGTGGTGACCGGCAAGCCGGAGGCGAAGACCACGATCGACCTGTATGCGGACTTCCTCTGCCCGGCCTGCGGCAACATGCAGAAACGGGACAGCGCCAAGATCGAAGAGAAGATCAACGCCGGTGAGCTGAAGGTGCGCTACCACATGGTGCCGATGCTGGTGAACGCTTCGGACCCGGCCGGCTATTCGCTGGACTCGGCGAACGCGGCGCTGGCCGCGGCGGACGCCGGCAAGTTCACCGCCTTCCACGACAGCCTTTTCAACGCGCAGCCGGAAGAGGGCAAGCGCGGCTACGACAAGGCGCAGTTGATCGAGCTCGGCAAGGGCGTCGGCATCACCGACCCGAACTTCGCCACCAGCGTCAACAACGGCGTCTACAACCAGCAGCTGGAAGACGAGTTCGTGAAGACCCAGCAGGACCCGAACTTCAAGGGCACCCCGACGGTGACCGCGAACGGTCAGCGGGTGGAGGTCGGCGACCCGGCCTGGCTGGACAATCTGCTCGCCACCAACAAGGGCTGA
- a CDS encoding MauE/DoxX family redox-associated membrane protein — translation MRRPSQQVLDIVGTVVRLGLATVWLISGTIKASNPGQTYIAVQAYDVLPEGLVRPLAIAMPLLELVLGVFVLAGLATRIAAGLSVLVLVAFIAAIAQSWARGLTIDCGCFGGGGQVEAGQTQYPREIAVDVGYLLLAGWLLWRPRTLFSVDGWFGRGRGNSSEPVDDYSGEPERT, via the coding sequence GTGCGACGACCGTCCCAACAGGTACTCGACATCGTCGGCACGGTGGTAAGGCTGGGCCTTGCCACGGTGTGGCTGATCTCGGGCACGATCAAGGCGAGCAATCCCGGGCAGACCTATATCGCGGTGCAGGCCTACGACGTGCTGCCGGAGGGCCTGGTCCGGCCACTGGCGATCGCGATGCCGCTGCTCGAGCTGGTGCTCGGGGTGTTCGTGCTGGCCGGGCTGGCCACCAGGATCGCGGCCGGGCTGTCGGTGCTGGTGCTGGTGGCGTTCATCGCCGCGATCGCGCAGTCCTGGGCGCGCGGGCTGACCATCGACTGCGGCTGCTTCGGCGGCGGCGGTCAGGTGGAGGCAGGGCAGACCCAGTACCCGCGCGAGATCGCGGTGGACGTGGGTTACCTGCTGCTCGCCGGCTGGCTGTTGTGGCGGCCGCGCACACTGTTCTCCGTCGACGGCTGGTTCGGCAGGGGACGCGGGAACTCGTCGGAGCCCGTGGACGACTACTCCGGCGAACCAGAAAGGACTTGA
- a CDS encoding glutamate ABC transporter substrate-binding protein, whose protein sequence is MPLARLCFAIVLLGLLAGCGRFSDAEPDSTLGHAAGGKLTVGIRFDQPGLSERTVDGRFTGFDVDVARFVAGELGVPPDGITWRETTSATRESDLTSGVVDLIVATYSVTDRRKQQVSFAGPYFDTGQDLLVRRPSNDISGPETLNGRKLCSVAGSTPAQQVRTRFAQAVKLIEYPRYPDCVTALLAGQVDAVTTDAVILAGYVAQNPELLRLVGKPFSTERYGVGLRKGDTEAQTAVNDAIRKMISTGAWRSSLDRNIGPSGYQLPAPPEVTER, encoded by the coding sequence ATGCCACTCGCGCGGCTCTGTTTCGCCATCGTCCTGCTCGGCCTGCTGGCAGGTTGTGGCCGGTTTTCGGACGCCGAACCGGACTCCACGCTCGGCCATGCCGCCGGCGGCAAGCTCACCGTCGGCATCCGGTTCGACCAGCCCGGGCTGTCCGAACGGACCGTCGACGGCCGGTTCACCGGCTTCGACGTGGACGTGGCCAGGTTCGTCGCCGGCGAGCTGGGGGTGCCCCCGGACGGCATCACCTGGCGCGAGACGACCTCGGCGACCAGGGAGAGCGATCTCACCTCCGGGGTGGTCGACCTGATCGTGGCCACCTACTCGGTCACCGACCGGCGCAAGCAGCAGGTCTCCTTCGCCGGCCCGTACTTCGACACCGGGCAGGACCTGCTGGTGCGGCGGCCATCGAACGACATCAGCGGCCCGGAGACGCTGAACGGCCGGAAGCTCTGCTCGGTGGCCGGCTCCACCCCGGCCCAGCAGGTCCGCACCCGGTTCGCGCAGGCGGTGAAGCTGATCGAGTACCCGCGTTACCCCGATTGCGTGACCGCGCTGCTGGCCGGTCAGGTGGACGCGGTCACCACGGACGCGGTGATCCTGGCCGGTTACGTGGCGCAGAACCCGGAGCTGCTGCGGCTGGTCGGCAAGCCGTTCTCCACCGAGCGCTACGGAGTCGGCCTGCGCAAGGGCGACACCGAGGCGCAGACCGCGGTGAACGACGCCATCCGCAAGATGATCAGCACCGGTGCCTGGCGGAGCTCGCTGGACCGCAACATCGGGCCGTCGGGCTACCAGCTGCCGGCGCCACCGGAAGTCACCGAGCGATGA
- the hrpB gene encoding ATP-dependent helicase HrpB, translating into MKLPDLPVREVLGELTAALDAHGTAVLVAPPGTGKTTLVPLALAEHFGGRIVVAEPRRLAARAAAARMASLLGERVGETVGYSVRGDRKVSAATRIEVVTSGLLVRRVQGDPELPGVSTVLLDECHERQLDADLLLALLLDVRAGLRDDLRLLATSATVAADRLAALLGSAPVVTAHARSYPVDLRYLAPARGERVEASVASAVRTALSEVDGDVLAFLPGVAEINRVSSLLSGVDADVLPLHGRLPAAKQDAALRQGERRRVVLATSVAESSLTVPGVRAVVDSGRSRVPRVDHRRGLPGLATVRVSAAVAEQRAGRAGREAPGTAYRCWPSHEQVALPAYPEPEIRTAELSRLALELACWSTPDGSGLSWWDPPAEGPLTAARGLLRTLGATAGDGAATERGRRMAALGLHPRLARALLDGAAAVGARPAAEVVALLDAGGTLTDVDAELRRLRGAADEPARRWQREVRRLAGLVSGPPDAPDAALVVALAHPERLARRRSAGSPVYLMAGGTAAELPAAGGLGESEWLAVAEATRDPGRVHGVIRLAARADVELALRAAPNLVSEVDEVGWSGGDVLARSVRRLGAITLSERPLRDPDQSLVRAALVTGLRREGLRLLGPGQETERLRTRLDFLHRTLGAPWPAMDEDSLLSTVDEWLAPELATARRRADLAKTDTTAALRRRLPWPAASRLDELAPDRLEVPSGSRVRVDYTAEGPVLAVKLQETFGWLDTPRIADGRVPVVLHLLSPAGRPTAVTADLESFWRNGYPAVRAELRGRYPKHPWPDDPFTALPTKRTTRPRP; encoded by the coding sequence ATGAAACTGCCCGACCTCCCGGTGCGGGAGGTGCTCGGCGAGCTGACCGCCGCACTGGACGCGCACGGCACCGCGGTGCTGGTCGCCCCGCCGGGCACCGGCAAGACCACGCTGGTGCCGCTGGCGCTGGCCGAGCACTTCGGCGGCCGGATCGTGGTCGCCGAACCACGACGGCTGGCCGCCCGCGCGGCGGCCGCACGGATGGCGTCGCTGCTCGGTGAACGGGTCGGCGAGACGGTCGGCTACTCGGTGCGCGGGGACCGGAAGGTCTCCGCGGCGACCAGGATCGAGGTGGTCACCTCCGGGCTGCTGGTCCGCCGCGTGCAGGGCGACCCCGAGTTGCCCGGGGTGTCGACGGTGCTGCTCGACGAGTGCCACGAGCGGCAGCTGGACGCCGATCTGCTGCTCGCGCTGCTGCTCGACGTGCGCGCCGGGCTGCGCGACGACCTGCGGCTGCTGGCCACCTCGGCCACAGTGGCCGCGGACCGGCTGGCCGCACTGCTCGGCTCGGCGCCGGTGGTCACCGCGCACGCCCGCAGCTACCCGGTGGACCTGCGGTACCTGGCGCCCGCCCGCGGCGAGCGCGTCGAGGCGTCCGTGGCCAGTGCCGTGCGCACCGCACTGTCCGAAGTAGACGGTGATGTGCTGGCATTCCTGCCGGGCGTGGCGGAGATCAACAGGGTGAGCTCGCTGCTGTCCGGTGTGGACGCGGACGTGCTGCCGCTGCACGGCAGGCTGCCCGCCGCGAAACAGGACGCGGCCTTGCGCCAAGGCGAACGTCGCCGGGTGGTGCTGGCTACGTCGGTGGCGGAGTCCAGCCTCACCGTGCCTGGCGTGCGCGCGGTGGTCGACTCCGGCCGGTCCAGGGTGCCCAGGGTGGATCATCGCCGCGGACTGCCCGGCCTTGCCACCGTGCGAGTCTCCGCCGCGGTCGCCGAGCAGCGGGCCGGCCGGGCCGGCCGCGAGGCACCGGGCACGGCGTACCGGTGCTGGCCGTCGCACGAGCAGGTGGCGCTGCCGGCGTACCCGGAACCGGAGATCCGCACCGCCGAGCTGTCCAGGCTGGCGCTCGAGCTGGCCTGCTGGTCCACTCCGGACGGTTCCGGGCTGTCCTGGTGGGACCCGCCCGCCGAGGGCCCGCTGACCGCCGCCCGCGGGCTGCTGCGCACCCTCGGCGCCACCGCCGGCGACGGTGCGGCCACCGAACGCGGCAGGCGGATGGCCGCGCTCGGCCTGCACCCCCGGCTGGCAAGGGCGCTGCTCGACGGCGCCGCGGCGGTCGGTGCGCGGCCGGCCGCCGAGGTGGTCGCGCTGCTGGACGCGGGCGGCACCCTGACCGATGTGGACGCCGAGCTCCGGCGGTTGCGCGGAGCGGCGGACGAGCCGGCCAGGCGCTGGCAGCGCGAGGTTCGCCGGCTAGCCGGACTGGTCTCCGGACCGCCCGACGCCCCGGACGCGGCCCTGGTGGTGGCGCTGGCCCACCCGGAACGGCTGGCCCGCCGCCGCTCGGCTGGATCTCCGGTCTACCTGATGGCCGGTGGCACCGCGGCCGAACTGCCCGCCGCGGGAGGGCTCGGCGAGTCCGAGTGGCTGGCCGTCGCCGAGGCCACCCGCGATCCAGGCCGGGTGCACGGGGTGATCCGGCTGGCCGCCCGCGCGGACGTCGAGCTGGCCCTGCGGGCCGCGCCGAACCTGGTGTCCGAAGTGGACGAGGTCGGCTGGTCCGGCGGCGACGTGCTGGCCCGTTCGGTGCGCCGGCTCGGCGCCATCACGCTGTCCGAACGCCCGCTGCGGGACCCCGACCAGTCGCTGGTGCGGGCGGCGCTGGTGACCGGCCTGCGCCGGGAAGGGCTCCGGCTGCTCGGCCCAGGCCAGGAGACCGAGCGGCTGCGCACCAGGCTGGACTTCCTGCATCGCACGCTCGGTGCTCCGTGGCCCGCCATGGACGAGGACAGCCTTTTGTCCACAGTGGACGAATGGCTGGCGCCGGAGCTGGCCACCGCGCGGCGGCGGGCGGACCTGGCGAAGACCGACACCACCGCCGCCCTGCGCCGCCGGCTGCCGTGGCCGGCGGCGAGCAGGCTGGACGAGCTCGCACCGGACCGGCTCGAGGTGCCCTCCGGTTCACGGGTGCGGGTCGACTACACCGCCGAGGGGCCGGTGCTCGCGGTCAAGCTGCAGGAGACCTTCGGCTGGCTGGACACGCCGCGGATCGCGGACGGGCGGGTCCCGGTGGTGCTGCACCTGCTCTCCCCAGCCGGACGGCCCACCGCGGTCACCGCGGACCTGGAATCCTTCTGGCGCAACGGCTATCCGGCCGTCCGCGCGGAGCTGCGCGGCCGCTATCCCAAACACCCCTGGCCCGACGACCCCTTCACGGCCCTACCCACCAAGCGAACCACCCGCCCGAGGCCGTGA
- a CDS encoding ABC transporter ATP-binding protein, with protein MITLRALTKRYGDKTAVDDLGFDVETGRVTGFLGPNGAGKSTTMRMLLGLDRPTSGEALINGRQYAELRHPLREVGALLEAKALHPGRSAGKHLLAMAHSNGIPASRVDEVLATVGLSDVAGKRAGQFSLGMGQRLGIAGALLGDPAVLMFDEPVNGLDPDGVRWVRQLMRSLAEEGRTVFVSSHLMSEMQLTADRLVVIGKGRLLADAPVDEFIAGNSEAVVLVRLPDPADRSALAARLHAHGASTEDSGGELAVRGASVEMVGDLAHGLGLRLHGLAEHRASLEQAYMELTASSVEYGVTDTQHAEVNA; from the coding sequence ATGATCACGCTTCGAGCTCTGACGAAGCGCTACGGGGACAAGACCGCGGTGGACGACCTCGGCTTCGACGTCGAAACCGGCAGGGTGACCGGTTTCCTCGGGCCGAACGGCGCCGGGAAGTCGACCACCATGCGGATGCTGCTCGGCCTCGACCGGCCGACCTCGGGTGAGGCGCTGATCAACGGCAGGCAGTACGCCGAGCTGCGGCATCCGCTGCGCGAGGTCGGCGCGCTGCTCGAAGCCAAGGCACTGCACCCAGGCCGCAGCGCGGGCAAGCACCTGCTCGCCATGGCGCACAGCAACGGCATCCCGGCGTCCAGGGTGGACGAAGTGCTGGCCACCGTCGGGCTGAGCGACGTGGCCGGCAAGCGCGCCGGGCAGTTCTCGCTCGGCATGGGGCAGCGGCTCGGCATCGCCGGCGCGCTGCTCGGCGACCCCGCCGTGCTGATGTTCGACGAGCCGGTGAACGGGCTCGATCCGGACGGAGTGCGCTGGGTCCGGCAGCTGATGCGCTCGCTGGCCGAGGAGGGCCGGACGGTGTTCGTGTCCAGCCACCTGATGAGCGAGATGCAGCTGACCGCGGACCGGCTGGTGGTGATCGGCAAGGGCAGGCTGCTCGCGGACGCGCCGGTGGACGAGTTCATCGCCGGGAACTCCGAGGCCGTGGTGCTGGTCCGGCTGCCGGACCCGGCGGACCGCTCCGCATTGGCCGCGCGGCTGCACGCACACGGAGCGTCCACAGAGGACAGCGGGGGTGAACTGGCGGTGCGTGGCGCGTCGGTGGAGATGGTGGGCGATCTCGCGCACGGACTCGGCCTGCGGCTGCACGGACTGGCCGAGCACCGTGCCTCGCTCGAACAGGCCTACATGGAACTGACCGCTTCGTCGGTCGAATACGGCGTGACGGACACGCAGCACGCGGAGGTGAACGCATGA
- a CDS encoding ABC transporter permease yields the protein MHRTKAAGGGLGGAIRAEWTKFWSVRSTWWSLIAAAALTFAYVLPVAASVGIDPDEPMSAPGLLAGGTFYLAQFAVVALAAMFIASEYSTGSIRATLQWVPARSRMLLAKAAVLTPVLFVFGALTAGAATAIAIPLMRGNELPSSAAGLVWSFVATGGTFALTGLLSLGLGAALRSVAGSITVAFMVLLMTAMLAGSLGLMALLDYLPGMAGMNAIVGGGQPNPLSGGAVPYSTGAGLLIFAGWAAAALAIGNTVLRRRDA from the coding sequence ATGCACCGGACCAAAGCCGCCGGCGGCGGGCTCGGCGGTGCGATCCGCGCCGAGTGGACCAAGTTCTGGTCCGTGCGCTCCACCTGGTGGAGCCTGATCGCGGCGGCGGCGCTGACCTTCGCCTACGTGCTGCCGGTGGCGGCCTCGGTGGGCATCGACCCCGACGAGCCGATGTCCGCGCCCGGCCTGCTCGCCGGCGGCACGTTCTACCTGGCCCAGTTCGCCGTGGTCGCGCTGGCCGCCATGTTCATCGCGAGCGAGTACTCGACCGGCAGCATCCGCGCCACCCTGCAGTGGGTGCCGGCCCGCAGCCGGATGCTGCTCGCCAAGGCCGCGGTGCTGACGCCGGTGCTGTTCGTCTTCGGCGCGCTGACCGCCGGCGCGGCCACCGCGATCGCCATCCCGCTGATGCGGGGCAACGAGCTGCCCTCCAGCGCGGCCGGCCTGGTCTGGTCGTTCGTGGCCACCGGAGGCACCTTCGCGCTCACCGGCCTGCTCAGCCTCGGGCTCGGTGCGGCGCTGCGCAGTGTCGCCGGCTCGATCACGGTCGCGTTCATGGTGCTGCTGATGACCGCGATGCTCGCCGGTTCGCTCGGGCTGATGGCCTTGCTCGACTACCTGCCGGGAATGGCCGGGATGAACGCGATCGTCGGCGGCGGGCAGCCGAACCCGCTCTCCGGCGGCGCGGTCCCCTACAGCACGGGCGCCGGGCTGCTCATCTTCGCCGGCTGGGCCGCGGCCGCGCTGGCGATAGGCAACACCGTGCTGCGCAGGCGGGACGCGTAG
- a CDS encoding TetR/AcrR family transcriptional regulator — MARTTDDRIARIGDAAIEVIAEDGMRGLTHRAVDRAAELPAGSTSYYARTRQALLELAIGRIVELDVAAPESPAEPADLDALAGYLAGFLHATITTGKRRMLARYEFALEATRRPELREPYDRGGSLLRARCAELLRTAGSADPERHARLVIAWLDGLIFDSIAGTGSRRPPDKAELETGIHELLSVLLPTSS, encoded by the coding sequence GTGGCCAGGACTACCGACGACCGGATCGCGCGGATCGGCGACGCCGCGATCGAGGTGATCGCCGAGGACGGCATGCGCGGGCTGACCCACCGCGCGGTGGACCGGGCCGCCGAGCTGCCCGCCGGGTCCACCTCGTACTACGCGCGGACCAGACAGGCGCTGCTCGAGCTGGCGATCGGCCGGATCGTCGAGCTGGACGTGGCAGCGCCGGAGTCGCCAGCCGAGCCCGCCGACCTGGACGCGCTGGCCGGCTACCTGGCCGGGTTCCTGCACGCCACGATCACCACCGGGAAGCGCCGGATGCTGGCCCGCTACGAGTTCGCGCTGGAAGCGACCAGGCGCCCGGAGCTGCGCGAGCCTTACGACCGCGGCGGCTCGCTGCTGCGCGCGCGGTGCGCCGAACTGCTGCGTACGGCCGGTTCCGCGGACCCGGAGCGGCACGCCCGGCTGGTGATCGCCTGGCTCGACGGCCTGATCTTCGACTCCATCGCCGGCACCGGCTCCCGTCGTCCCCCGGACAAGGCCGAGCTGGAGACCGGCATCCACGAGCTTCTCTCCGTCCTGCTCCCCACGTCCTCGTGA
- a CDS encoding FAD-dependent monooxygenase — protein MKHAAVIGGGIGGLSAAIGLRKAGWQVTVLERAIEPKPIGAGISLWPNALRALDELGVAAELAKLNVGQTVGGVRDSRGRWLSRWDATRFERLLGRPMLAVHRAELLEVLLAALPPETLRFGVEVQEVTEDGLVRWPGGELRADLVVGADGIQSGIRAALWPAHPAPVYSGSTAFRAVIEAPADQQLAGALGAGTEFGTVPLSGGRRYWFVSHRAPENTLHDDPKAFLRRLFGSWYEELREVIESTPAEVILQHDLYFLGTPLPSYVRGRVALLGDAAHAMPPFLGQGGCQAIEDAVVLAALAAQSENSTGTAHLLAEYDRQRRPRSQHVARSSVRTGRLGPQLRNPLAVGLRNTLLRAMPASLNIRAGAAAATWTPPRIAVGDQPPTNPAS, from the coding sequence ATGAAACACGCGGCGGTGATCGGCGGCGGCATCGGCGGGCTGAGCGCGGCCATCGGCTTGCGCAAGGCGGGCTGGCAGGTCACGGTGCTGGAACGGGCCATCGAACCCAAACCGATAGGTGCCGGAATCTCCTTGTGGCCCAACGCCTTGCGCGCACTGGACGAACTCGGCGTGGCGGCGGAGCTGGCCAAGCTGAACGTCGGCCAGACGGTTGGCGGGGTCCGCGACTCCCGTGGCCGTTGGCTGTCCCGCTGGGACGCCACCAGGTTCGAGCGCCTGCTCGGCCGCCCGATGCTGGCCGTGCACCGGGCCGAGCTGCTGGAGGTACTGCTGGCCGCGCTGCCGCCGGAGACGCTGCGCTTCGGCGTCGAGGTCCAGGAGGTGACCGAGGACGGCCTGGTGCGCTGGCCGGGTGGCGAGTTGCGGGCCGACCTGGTGGTGGGCGCGGACGGTATCCAAAGCGGGATCAGGGCCGCGCTCTGGCCAGCGCATCCGGCCCCGGTGTACAGCGGCAGCACCGCGTTCCGCGCGGTCATCGAGGCGCCGGCCGATCAACAACTGGCCGGGGCGCTCGGCGCCGGCACCGAGTTCGGCACGGTCCCGCTCAGCGGCGGCAGGCGCTACTGGTTCGTCTCCCACCGCGCGCCCGAGAACACCCTCCACGACGACCCGAAGGCCTTCCTCCGGCGGCTGTTCGGCTCCTGGTACGAGGAACTCCGCGAGGTCATCGAGAGCACTCCGGCCGAGGTCATCCTGCAGCACGACCTCTACTTCCTCGGTACCCCGCTGCCCAGCTACGTGCGCGGCCGGGTCGCCCTGCTCGGCGACGCCGCGCACGCCATGCCGCCGTTCCTCGGCCAGGGCGGCTGCCAGGCGATCGAGGATGCCGTGGTGCTCGCGGCGCTCGCGGCCCAGTCCGAGAACTCAACTGGCACGGCGCACCTGCTTGCCGAGTACGACCGTCAGCGCCGCCCGCGCAGCCAGCACGTCGCGCGAAGCTCGGTGCGCACCGGCAGGCTGGGGCCGCAGTTGCGGAATCCGCTCGCGGTCGGGCTGCGCAACACGCTGCTCCGGGCGATGCCCGCGTCGCTCAACATCCGGGCCGGCGCCGCCGCCGCGACCTGGACTCCGCCCCGGATCGCGGTGGGCGATCAGCCGCCGACCAACCCGGCCTCGTAG
- a CDS encoding response regulator, with the protein MIRVLLADDEMMIRAGVAAILGADEDIEVVGQAADGREAVELVLGVRPDVALLDIRMPRLDGLAAAAEIRKVAPETAVVMLTTFGEDEYIARALGEGASGFLLKSGDPRELIAGVRAVADGAAFLSPKVAHRVIAQLSGERLSRGAAAREQVAGLTDREREVLALVGSGLSNADIAGRLFVVEGTVKAYVSAILNRLGAKNRVQAAIVAYEAGLVGG; encoded by the coding sequence GTGATCCGGGTACTGCTCGCGGATGACGAGATGATGATCCGCGCCGGGGTCGCCGCGATCCTCGGCGCCGACGAGGACATCGAGGTGGTGGGCCAGGCCGCCGACGGGCGCGAGGCGGTCGAGCTGGTGCTCGGGGTGCGGCCGGACGTGGCGCTGCTGGACATCCGGATGCCAAGGCTGGACGGGCTCGCCGCGGCGGCCGAGATCCGCAAGGTGGCGCCGGAGACCGCGGTGGTCATGCTGACCACCTTCGGCGAGGACGAGTACATCGCGCGTGCGCTCGGCGAGGGTGCCAGCGGGTTCCTGCTGAAGTCGGGCGACCCGCGCGAGCTGATCGCGGGGGTGCGCGCGGTCGCCGACGGGGCCGCCTTCCTTTCGCCGAAGGTCGCGCATCGGGTGATCGCCCAGCTTTCCGGGGAGCGACTGTCCCGCGGTGCGGCGGCCCGCGAGCAGGTCGCCGGGCTGACCGACCGGGAACGGGAGGTGCTGGCGCTGGTCGGCTCCGGACTGTCCAATGCGGACATAGCGGGCAGGCTCTTCGTGGTCGAGGGCACCGTGAAGGCGTATGTGAGCGCGATCCTGAACCGGCTCGGCGCGAAGAACCGGGTTCAGGCCGCGATCGTGGCCTACGAGGCCGGGTTGGTCGGCGGCTGA